A genomic stretch from Vibrio algarum includes:
- the potA gene encoding spermidine/putrescine ABC transporter ATP-binding protein PotA: protein MNQIISPSTPVVSLTGISKSFDGKQIINNLDLKVNHGEFLTILGPSGCGKTTVLRLIAGFEQVDVGTISIERDIVTEIPSEKRPVNTVFQSYALFPHMTVFENVAFGLRMQKVSASEIEPRVLESLRMVRLEEFAYREPQQLSGGQQQRVAIARAVVNKPKVLLLDESLSALDYKLRKQMQIELKQLQRKLGITFIFVTHDQEEALSMSDRIIVMRDGMIEQDGTPKEIYEEPKNLFVARFIGEINVFKSKAVKRIDKKRVLVTIDGIESIIYYEQEFSPNEELQILLRPEDLRLEEIKETESKGIVGYVRERTYKGMTLDSVVELVNGERVMVSEFFNEDDPDVDHSLGQKVAVTWVESWEVVLKDEQQD, encoded by the coding sequence TTGAATCAAATAATATCCCCCTCTACACCAGTTGTAAGCTTAACCGGAATTTCTAAAAGTTTTGACGGGAAGCAAATCATAAATAATCTTGATTTAAAGGTGAATCACGGTGAGTTTCTTACTATTTTGGGCCCTTCCGGCTGCGGTAAGACAACCGTTCTCAGACTTATCGCGGGTTTTGAACAAGTAGATGTTGGCACCATCTCCATTGAACGTGACATTGTAACCGAAATACCTTCAGAAAAGCGCCCGGTCAATACAGTTTTTCAAAGTTACGCGCTATTTCCGCACATGACGGTGTTTGAAAATGTTGCGTTTGGACTTCGAATGCAAAAAGTGTCGGCCTCAGAAATAGAACCACGGGTCTTAGAATCCTTAAGAATGGTTAGGCTAGAGGAATTTGCTTATAGAGAACCTCAGCAATTATCCGGAGGACAACAGCAGAGAGTCGCTATTGCACGCGCTGTTGTAAACAAACCTAAGGTGCTTTTACTAGATGAATCGCTATCAGCACTCGATTATAAACTGCGTAAGCAGATGCAAATCGAGTTAAAGCAACTACAACGCAAACTTGGAATCACCTTTATTTTTGTCACCCATGACCAAGAAGAAGCTCTTTCCATGTCAGACCGAATAATCGTAATGCGTGACGGGATGATCGAACAAGATGGGACTCCTAAAGAGATTTACGAAGAACCTAAAAACCTTTTTGTTGCCCGTTTTATTGGCGAAATAAACGTATTTAAGTCTAAAGCAGTAAAACGTATCGATAAAAAACGAGTTCTAGTAACTATAGATGGCATTGAATCCATTATTTATTACGAACAGGAGTTTTCGCCTAACGAAGAACTACAAATCCTGTTGCGCCCGGAAGATTTAAGACTAGAAGAAATTAAAGAAACAGAGTCTAAGGGGATTGTTGGTTATGTACGCGAAAGAACATATAAAGGCATGACATTAGATTCTGTAGTCGAACTAGTAAACGGCGAACGAGTTATGGTTAGCGAGTTTTTTAATGAAGATGACCCTGATGTTGATCACTCTCTTGGTCAAAAAGTGGCTGTTACATGGGTAGAAAGTTGGGAAGTGGTATTAAAAGA
- a CDS encoding FixH family protein, translating into MIKPWYKQFWPWFLITLPLCVVIAGITTLIIASQNSVSLVAEDYYKKGKGINIDLSKIKQASSIGLSASVSSNSDMVTIKFDKGELEVYPALTVIFTHRTLADRDFQKVASSDAYGYYRINLDRELSGPWFIEVQPHTQEWLLQGKISFPAASPVLLAN; encoded by the coding sequence ATGATAAAACCTTGGTATAAACAATTCTGGCCGTGGTTTCTAATTACATTGCCTTTATGTGTAGTGATAGCCGGCATTACAACCCTAATCATTGCCTCCCAGAACTCAGTTTCTCTCGTTGCCGAAGACTATTACAAAAAAGGCAAAGGAATAAATATAGACCTTTCTAAAATTAAACAAGCTAGCTCTATTGGTCTATCTGCTAGCGTCTCATCCAACTCGGATATGGTTACTATAAAATTTGATAAAGGTGAACTTGAGGTCTATCCAGCGCTCACCGTAATATTCACTCATAGAACGCTTGCAGACAGAGATTTCCAAAAAGTTGCCAGCTCCGATGCCTATGGGTATTACCGAATCAACTTAGATCGTGAACTTAGCGGCCCATGGTTTATAGAAGTACAACCACATACACAAGAATGGTTATTACAAGGGAAAATATCCTTCCCTGCTGCTAGTCCAGTCCTTCTTGCTAACTAA
- the uspE gene encoding universal stress protein UspE, with translation MSIYNKILVVANVNNEPQPALARAMQLARKSVSKSNITFFLSIYDFSYEMTSMLSIDERDAMRKGVIQQRCAWMNEVAKPYIDDSVNFEVKVVWHNRPYEAIVSEVFAGEHDILIKATRKHDILESVIFTPTDWHLLRKAPCPVLLVKEHEWPENGHVVASVHVGSENPVHIELNDCIVEQVKNLCGRLDAKPYLVNSYPVTPANITIELPEFDPTTYTDAVRGHHLKAMKALRQKHSIDEEFTRVEQGLPEDVIPSIVQELSAGLVILGTTGRTGISAVFIGNTAEHVIDKINCDVLALKPKGFISPLDPNQTA, from the coding sequence ATGAGTATATATAACAAAATTTTAGTCGTCGCGAATGTAAACAACGAACCTCAACCAGCATTAGCGAGAGCAATGCAACTTGCGCGTAAGAGTGTCTCAAAAAGTAACATTACCTTTTTCTTGTCCATCTACGATTTCTCGTATGAGATGACATCTATGTTATCGATAGATGAACGGGATGCTATGCGCAAAGGCGTTATACAACAACGCTGTGCTTGGATGAATGAAGTAGCGAAACCCTATATCGATGATAGTGTTAACTTTGAAGTTAAGGTTGTATGGCATAACCGTCCTTATGAGGCCATAGTTAGTGAAGTGTTCGCAGGTGAACACGATATTCTTATCAAGGCGACAAGAAAACATGACATCCTAGAATCTGTCATTTTCACACCAACCGATTGGCATCTGCTTCGCAAGGCTCCCTGCCCTGTTTTACTTGTTAAAGAACACGAATGGCCTGAGAATGGGCATGTTGTTGCGTCAGTACACGTTGGCTCTGAAAATCCCGTTCATATAGAGTTAAACGACTGCATTGTTGAGCAAGTAAAAAATCTTTGTGGCCGTTTAGACGCGAAACCATATCTTGTTAATTCTTACCCTGTTACACCTGCCAATATCACTATTGAGCTTCCAGAGTTTGATCCAACTACGTATACAGATGCGGTAAGAGGTCATCACCTCAAAGCAATGAAAGCGCTAAGACAAAAACACAGTATTGATGAAGAGTTCACAAGAGTAGAACAAGGTTTACCTGAAGACGTTATACCATCAATTGTACAAGAATTAAGTGCAGGTCTAGTTATATTAGGAACGACTGGACGAACTGGCATTTCAGCTGTATTTATAGGTAACACAGCAGAACATGTGATTGATAAAATCAATTGCGATGTGTTAGCTTTGAAACCCAAAGGATTTATCAGCCCTCTCGATCCAAATCAAACAGCATAA
- a CDS encoding DUF2189 domain-containing protein, with translation MTKNIEKNFNLGGSIETALTGKYELKAGAVLQEAWKYTVKNFVSFSPAIIALLIVQVAIFYIALKLQLGDPSIILQMFQNPETFDQSIIEAIFIANFSYEVISAPIYAGVSLMAMSHTAGLFTKPNHILKGLAFTVPVILATLMSLIIQGVAGMLLPMLSMYFSVAFSNAILLICEKRIPPMQALFLSIRAVNKKLIPLGGIYLFLTTLMFLSAIFYGFFLIFTLPFFFHAKGIIYRNMFGVSLKIIATDEDQQELNRNQDKETIGENSNIDNNDEPYEGGQNKPDSDNETSGHKKGSDTFDA, from the coding sequence ATGACTAAAAACATAGAGAAAAACTTTAACTTGGGCGGTTCTATTGAAACGGCTTTAACAGGTAAGTATGAGCTAAAAGCGGGCGCAGTGCTTCAAGAAGCTTGGAAGTACACAGTAAAGAACTTTGTTTCGTTCTCTCCTGCAATTATTGCTCTTTTAATTGTTCAGGTTGCTATCTTCTATATCGCGTTAAAATTACAACTTGGCGATCCATCTATTATTTTACAAATGTTTCAAAATCCTGAAACATTTGATCAAAGCATAATAGAAGCGATTTTCATCGCAAACTTTAGTTACGAAGTCATCTCGGCGCCTATTTATGCAGGCGTATCACTGATGGCAATGAGCCATACGGCGGGATTGTTCACCAAACCAAATCATATCCTTAAAGGATTAGCTTTTACGGTTCCGGTTATCCTCGCAACACTGATGAGCCTTATCATACAAGGTGTAGCAGGCATGCTATTGCCAATGCTTTCAATGTATTTTTCGGTGGCATTTAGCAATGCGATACTATTGATATGCGAAAAACGTATACCTCCAATGCAGGCTCTCTTTCTGTCAATTCGTGCAGTCAATAAGAAACTTATTCCGCTCGGCGGCATTTATTTATTTCTAACTACGTTAATGTTTTTGTCAGCGATATTTTATGGATTTTTCCTTATTTTTACCTTGCCGTTTTTCTTCCACGCAAAAGGCATCATTTATCGCAATATGTTTGGTGTTTCATTGAAAATCATTGCTACCGATGAAGACCAACAAGAGCTCAATCGTAACCAAGATAAAGAGACTATCGGCGAAAACAGCAATATTGATAACAATGATGAACCCTATGAGGGCGGCCAAAATAAGCCGGATTCAGACAACGAGACTTCTGGTCACAAGAAAGGTTCCGACACTTTTGATGCGTAA
- the ccoS gene encoding cbb3-type cytochrome oxidase assembly protein CcoS, with protein sequence MGSLYILIPIAVVFVCIAVGIFLWAVKSEQFEDLERQGQNVLFDDDELDKKKMLTSDWIGALIVGVLGSAHCIGMCGGIASAMSINTVTKSNRALTTILYNMGRLISYVVAGAFVGGTVSNAAALVSDYAILNWLRVLSAIVMIILALYIGKWWHGLVYVEKLGQHLWQYLAPISRSLLPLPTPFHALPLGLLWGWLPCGLVYSALTWSAVSGSALNGAMLMLAFGIGTLPSMLLVGVGASYINRLKNSVYFRQTGAVLLLSYGIYILTGTVSLLV encoded by the coding sequence ATGGGTAGTTTGTATATATTGATACCAATAGCCGTTGTCTTCGTGTGTATCGCCGTAGGTATTTTTTTATGGGCGGTAAAAAGTGAACAATTTGAAGATCTTGAACGCCAAGGTCAAAATGTCTTGTTTGATGATGACGAATTAGATAAGAAAAAAATGCTCACAAGTGATTGGATAGGAGCGTTGATAGTTGGAGTTTTAGGTTCTGCACACTGTATCGGTATGTGTGGCGGAATTGCTTCGGCTATGAGCATTAACACTGTGACTAAGTCCAACCGCGCACTGACCACTATCCTTTATAATATGGGGCGTTTAATCAGCTATGTCGTTGCTGGTGCCTTTGTCGGTGGCACCGTTTCCAACGCTGCAGCACTCGTATCGGACTACGCCATTTTAAATTGGTTAAGAGTGTTGTCGGCTATAGTCATGATTATTCTTGCTCTTTACATTGGTAAATGGTGGCATGGTTTAGTTTATGTAGAAAAACTCGGTCAGCATTTATGGCAGTATCTCGCTCCTATCAGTCGGAGCTTGCTGCCACTACCCACACCTTTTCACGCCTTACCATTAGGCCTGCTATGGGGGTGGCTACCCTGTGGATTAGTATACTCTGCGTTAACTTGGTCAGCAGTTTCCGGTAGCGCCCTAAATGGAGCAATGTTAATGCTAGCATTTGGCATCGGTACGTTACCATCTATGCTTCTTGTTGGCGTAGGAGCCTCTTACATAAACAGGCTGAAAAATTCCGTCTATTTTCGTCAAACTGGCGCTGTTTTACTTTTATCGTACGGCATCTATATTTTAACCGGAACGGTTAGTTTATTAGTTTAA
- a CDS encoding glucosaminidase domain-containing protein: protein MRNSSRWLFILTIVLVAVTVLIARQQKLGLDPDFETVVLPTSTPDFASISDVNEKKQAFFDFLGPQIQLQNQLILKERERLISIEKSFRTESLSSNDVEYIRKLGERYYSSIPTEGVTQDWLNEMLIKVNVLPKALVLTQAANESAWGTSRFAIQANNYFGQWCYKAGCGLVPLKRQEGATHEVAKFDSVTKSVHGYFMNVNRNRAYAALRSIRSDLATNGKDLTSVDTAMALTQGLLSYSERGQDYINDLQTMIRANNKFWID from the coding sequence ATGCGTAACTCATCTAGATGGCTGTTTATACTCACTATTGTTTTAGTAGCAGTAACAGTTTTAATAGCACGACAGCAAAAATTAGGACTAGATCCTGATTTTGAAACGGTGGTCCTACCTACTAGCACGCCTGATTTTGCATCCATTTCTGATGTTAATGAAAAAAAACAGGCGTTCTTTGATTTTTTAGGCCCTCAAATTCAGTTACAAAACCAATTAATATTGAAAGAACGAGAGCGCTTAATAAGTATTGAAAAGTCATTTCGAACTGAGTCCCTTTCGTCCAACGATGTCGAATATATACGTAAACTTGGGGAGCGATATTACTCGAGCATACCAACCGAAGGCGTGACACAAGATTGGCTAAATGAAATGCTAATAAAAGTGAATGTTTTGCCAAAAGCTCTTGTTCTTACCCAAGCGGCAAATGAATCGGCATGGGGGACGTCTCGCTTTGCAATTCAAGCCAATAATTATTTTGGTCAGTGGTGTTACAAAGCGGGATGTGGTCTAGTACCTCTTAAGCGACAGGAAGGAGCGACTCACGAAGTGGCTAAGTTCGATTCAGTAACCAAATCTGTGCATGGCTACTTTATGAATGTTAACCGCAATCGAGCATATGCCGCATTACGTAGCATCCGATCAGATTTAGCCACAAACGGAAAAGACCTAACGAGCGTCGATACTGCTATGGCATTGACCCAGGGGTTGCTTAGTTACTCAGAACGAGGTCAGGATTATATTAATGACCTTCAGACGATGATTCGCGCTAACAATAAGTTCTGGATAGATTGA
- a CDS encoding heavy metal translocating P-type ATPase — protein sequence MKHSCYHCGEDVPANTDFIVEILDEPRKMCCPGCQAVAQTIIDSGLVSYYQYRTEMAEKADLVPEQLKALINYDNEDVQSEFVRKNDNASEVTLSLEGVTCAACAWLIEKQINDKTGVNSIRVNTTTNRAILSWDNTETKLSDLLSYIHNLGYKAAPFEADAHEANYHQSMKQYLYRLGVAGLASMQVMMLAVALYFEVFSDLDSEFKQYLRIVSLLFATPVLVYSALPFYLNAWRSIKGRTLGMDVPVSIALIFAYVASVVATVQEKGEVFFESVSMFTFFLLLGRFLEMRARRKAAAASANLLKLIPAMATKIDGTQVPVRVLQPGDKIRVLPGEHIPADGIIISGRIHVDESMLTGEAIPVVKSVGDLVYAGSINTDEVFELNVTATKAESMLASIVRLQDEAQMSKPKIAQIADVIARYFVGAILTIAFATWLYWQQHQPEDAFWIMLSVLVATCPCALSLATPTAITCATSRMGDLGLLLRKAHVIETFCKINHLVIDKTGTLTKGEIRIDDVSLYSVYDKETCLSIAAALEEHANHPIAKAFKQVSTNNAIITEVKNVIGFGIQGVWQEKTCKIGNAKFVLGNENLSVPSSIFLSVDDVHVATFSYSDPIRDESKTFIAQLHTLGVKTTLLTGDSLINANKVATKINMDTVVADATPEDKLAYLRTLGKDDITLMVGDGINDAPTLSGAHLSIAMGGGTDVAKASADVVLLGDKLSKIISARNLALNTRKIIRQNLAWSLGYNLLILPLAVTGYVAPYIAVVGMSASSIIVVTNSLRLLKKDG from the coding sequence ATGAAACACTCGTGTTATCACTGCGGTGAAGATGTACCAGCGAACACGGATTTTATTGTAGAAATACTAGATGAACCTCGAAAAATGTGTTGCCCTGGCTGCCAAGCAGTGGCTCAAACAATTATTGATAGTGGCTTAGTGAGTTATTATCAATATCGAACTGAAATGGCAGAAAAAGCGGATCTTGTACCAGAACAACTAAAAGCGCTTATAAACTATGACAATGAAGACGTTCAGTCTGAATTTGTACGAAAAAATGATAATGCATCCGAAGTGACGCTCTCTTTAGAGGGGGTCACTTGTGCTGCTTGTGCTTGGCTAATTGAAAAACAGATAAACGATAAAACCGGGGTTAATTCAATTCGAGTTAATACCACCACTAATAGAGCGATATTAAGCTGGGATAATACTGAAACAAAACTGAGTGACCTGCTCTCGTACATCCATAATCTCGGCTATAAAGCGGCTCCATTCGAAGCGGATGCACATGAAGCTAACTACCACCAATCGATGAAACAATATTTATATCGTTTAGGTGTAGCTGGTCTTGCCTCCATGCAAGTAATGATGCTTGCAGTCGCTCTATATTTTGAAGTCTTTAGTGATCTTGATTCTGAATTCAAGCAATATTTGCGTATCGTAAGTTTGCTATTTGCCACCCCAGTACTAGTTTATTCTGCGTTACCATTCTATTTAAACGCATGGCGTAGCATAAAGGGTCGCACATTAGGGATGGATGTCCCTGTTTCTATCGCTTTGATCTTTGCCTATGTGGCCAGTGTCGTTGCAACAGTGCAGGAAAAAGGTGAAGTATTCTTTGAATCTGTTTCAATGTTTACATTTTTCTTGTTACTTGGTCGCTTTTTAGAAATGAGAGCAAGAAGAAAAGCAGCGGCTGCAAGTGCCAACCTTCTTAAATTGATTCCCGCTATGGCAACCAAAATAGATGGAACTCAAGTGCCTGTGCGAGTTCTCCAACCTGGAGACAAAATTCGAGTCTTACCTGGTGAGCACATACCGGCAGATGGAATTATAATTAGTGGTCGTATTCATGTTGATGAATCTATGCTTACTGGCGAAGCCATTCCGGTTGTTAAATCTGTTGGCGACCTCGTTTACGCTGGTAGTATCAACACTGACGAGGTATTTGAGCTAAATGTGACGGCGACCAAAGCTGAATCGATGTTGGCCAGTATCGTACGTCTTCAAGATGAAGCGCAGATGTCAAAACCGAAAATAGCTCAAATAGCTGACGTTATTGCGAGATATTTTGTGGGGGCCATTTTAACCATCGCTTTCGCAACTTGGTTATATTGGCAGCAGCATCAACCAGAAGATGCATTTTGGATAATGCTCTCTGTTTTAGTAGCCACCTGCCCTTGTGCATTGTCACTCGCTACACCAACCGCTATCACATGCGCAACATCAAGGATGGGTGATTTAGGCTTATTGCTTCGTAAAGCGCATGTAATAGAAACTTTTTGTAAAATTAACCACTTGGTGATCGACAAAACAGGCACATTAACCAAGGGCGAAATTCGAATCGATGATGTTTCCCTCTATTCTGTTTACGATAAAGAAACTTGCTTATCAATCGCTGCTGCATTAGAAGAGCACGCCAATCATCCTATAGCAAAAGCTTTTAAACAGGTCAGTACAAATAACGCGATTATTACTGAGGTAAAAAACGTTATCGGCTTTGGTATCCAAGGAGTATGGCAAGAAAAGACATGCAAAATAGGTAACGCTAAGTTTGTACTTGGCAACGAGAATCTGTCGGTTCCCTCTTCCATTTTTCTTTCAGTAGACGATGTGCATGTCGCGACATTCAGTTACAGTGATCCCATAAGAGATGAGAGTAAAACTTTTATTGCTCAACTTCATACTCTTGGTGTTAAGACGACACTTTTAACCGGAGACTCATTGATAAACGCGAATAAAGTAGCAACAAAAATCAACATGGATACCGTTGTTGCGGATGCGACTCCAGAAGACAAACTCGCTTATTTACGAACCTTAGGAAAAGACGATATTACACTCATGGTAGGTGATGGAATAAATGACGCACCAACGTTATCTGGCGCTCATTTATCAATTGCAATGGGTGGCGGAACAGATGTCGCAAAGGCTTCAGCTGACGTTGTATTGCTTGGTGATAAATTGAGCAAAATTATAAGCGCTCGAAATCTTGCCTTGAACACTCGAAAAATAATTAGGCAAAACCTTGCCTGGTCATTAGGTTATAATCTATTAATACTCCCACTTGCTGTAACCGGGTATGTGGCCCCCTATATTGCGGTTGTAGGCATGTCTGCAAGTTCAATTATTGTCGTTACAAATTCACTAAGGTTGTTAAAAAAAGATGGGTAG
- a CDS encoding DUF2987 domain-containing protein, whose translation MKNKTILALLCTMGVASFAPSLAAQEYMFTYSKLYSQLKNNAKEGHEDVKVGFFFTNADTKKLCTIEKAWMEKQSKYEELTPVNGKELLVPLDSNLKSANPLVFAKTPMDKRCDFSMVVMTKEPLSNKVYYKDIEKLLPQMQSMLADLGGMFASWFTPDVEGLTLEFSDQSAGMVNFSNGLSVDIVDGKARIRLSDLKPGDYIELPEPTTRVLPWLPSAN comes from the coding sequence ATGAAAAATAAAACTATCTTGGCATTACTTTGTACAATGGGTGTAGCTAGTTTTGCACCGTCTCTCGCGGCACAAGAATATATGTTTACCTATTCAAAGTTATACTCTCAGCTAAAGAATAACGCGAAAGAAGGGCATGAAGATGTGAAAGTGGGGTTTTTCTTTACTAATGCAGATACCAAAAAGCTCTGTACTATTGAAAAAGCTTGGATGGAAAAACAATCAAAGTACGAAGAACTGACCCCCGTTAATGGCAAAGAACTATTAGTGCCATTGGACAGTAATCTTAAATCAGCTAACCCTTTAGTCTTTGCCAAAACCCCCATGGATAAGCGATGCGATTTTTCTATGGTTGTAATGACTAAAGAACCACTTTCAAACAAAGTTTATTATAAAGATATTGAGAAACTATTACCTCAAATGCAAAGCATGTTGGCTGACCTAGGCGGGATGTTTGCAAGTTGGTTTACTCCAGATGTTGAAGGTTTAACACTAGAATTTAGTGATCAAAGTGCTGGCATGGTGAATTTTTCAAATGGTTTATCGGTAGATATTGTAGACGGTAAGGCTAGAATTAGATTGTCAGACTTGAAACCTGGTGATTATATAGAACTACCTGAGCCGACAACGAGAGTTCTACCTTGGTTACCTTCAGCCAACTAA
- a CDS encoding FNR family transcription factor codes for MISEKPATKRIQSGGCAIHCQDCSISQLCIPFTLNEAELDQLDQIIERKKPIQKGQELFKAGDDLKSLYAIRSGTIKSYTITEQGDEQITAFHLAGDLVGFDAINGNAHPSFAQALETSMVCEIPYEILDDLSGKMPKLRQQIMRLMSSEIKGDQDMILLLSKKNAEERLAAFLFNLSTRFSQRGFSPREFRLTMTRGDIGNYLGLTVETISRLLGRFQKSDILSVKGKYITILDHDELKVLAGISTEE; via the coding sequence ATGATTTCAGAAAAACCAGCAACTAAAAGAATTCAGTCCGGTGGATGTGCCATTCACTGCCAAGATTGTAGTATTTCTCAACTCTGCATACCATTTACCTTAAATGAAGCAGAGCTCGATCAGCTGGATCAGATCATCGAGCGTAAAAAGCCTATCCAAAAAGGACAGGAGCTTTTTAAAGCCGGAGACGACCTAAAGTCTCTCTATGCGATTCGTTCTGGTACCATAAAAAGTTATACGATAACCGAACAAGGTGACGAACAAATTACGGCATTCCATTTAGCAGGCGATTTAGTCGGCTTTGATGCCATAAACGGTAATGCTCACCCTTCATTTGCCCAGGCACTTGAAACATCAATGGTTTGTGAGATCCCTTATGAGATCTTAGATGATTTATCAGGGAAGATGCCTAAACTTCGTCAACAAATCATGCGTTTGATGAGTAGCGAAATCAAGGGCGACCAAGATATGATTTTGCTTCTATCTAAAAAGAACGCGGAAGAACGTTTGGCTGCATTCTTATTTAACTTATCGACTCGATTCTCGCAACGAGGCTTCAGCCCAAGAGAGTTTCGCTTAACCATGACTCGTGGTGATATCGGTAATTATCTGGGATTAACGGTTGAAACTATTAGCCGCTTACTTGGACGTTTTCAGAAGTCTGATATTTTAAGTGTTAAAGGGAAATACATTACAATCCTAGACCACGATGAATTAAAAGTTTTAGCTGGTATCTCTACCGAAGAGTAG
- the ttcA gene encoding tRNA 2-thiocytidine(32) synthetase TtcA has product MNQIDTRKQTLEFNKLQKRLRRNVGNAIIDYNMIEENDVVMACISGGKDSFAMLDILLKLKKAAPIKFDVVAVNLDQKQPGFPDHILPEYFKNLEIPYYIVDKDTYSVVQEKIEEGKTTCGLCSRLRRGTLYSFAEKIGATKIALGHHLDDIVETMFLNMFHGARLKAMPPKLRSDDGRNVVIRPLTYCREKDLIQYADHKQFPIIPCNLCGSQENLQRQSIKAMLIDWDRKTPGRVEKIFKSIQNVSPSQLADKSLFDFENLPLDREGKRKEYAFDEAQVSSSNIDESMFIDVSNI; this is encoded by the coding sequence ATGAATCAAATTGATACCAGAAAACAAACGTTAGAATTCAACAAACTCCAAAAACGTTTGAGACGTAATGTTGGCAATGCCATTATCGACTACAACATGATCGAAGAAAACGATGTTGTGATGGCTTGCATTAGCGGGGGAAAAGATTCATTTGCAATGTTAGATATCTTGCTGAAACTCAAAAAAGCAGCTCCAATTAAATTTGATGTCGTTGCAGTAAACCTTGATCAAAAACAACCAGGATTCCCTGATCATATTTTGCCTGAGTACTTTAAAAACCTCGAGATACCTTACTATATCGTAGACAAAGATACCTATTCTGTTGTTCAAGAGAAGATTGAAGAAGGTAAAACCACGTGTGGTTTATGCTCTCGTTTACGCAGAGGTACTCTGTATTCATTTGCAGAAAAAATTGGAGCGACAAAGATTGCACTTGGCCACCATTTAGACGATATCGTTGAAACCATGTTTTTGAATATGTTTCATGGCGCGCGTCTAAAAGCGATGCCACCAAAACTACGCTCTGATGATGGTAGGAATGTTGTTATACGCCCATTAACCTACTGTAGAGAAAAAGATTTAATTCAATATGCTGACCATAAACAGTTCCCTATTATTCCATGTAACTTATGTGGTTCACAGGAAAACCTGCAACGTCAGAGTATCAAAGCAATGCTGATAGATTGGGATAGAAAAACACCAGGGCGCGTTGAAAAGATATTCAAATCTATTCAGAACGTTAGCCCTAGTCAATTGGCTGACAAATCACTATTTGATTTCGAGAACCTTCCTTTAGACAGAGAAGGGAAAAGAAAGGAATATGCTTTTGATGAAGCGCAGGTATCTTCTTCTAATATTGATGAGTCAATGTTCATTGACGTTTCAAACATCTAA